A region from the Aricia agestis chromosome 12, ilAriAges1.1, whole genome shotgun sequence genome encodes:
- the LOC121732459 gene encoding uncharacterized protein LOC121732459: MESRYFKEVASFRYLSTLLVLWYFILNCAAVEDDVLFTVTRAPRYLGILQDHRGEPLSVEPSAEYMDQDYIATNRKRHKMNWDKNPLDVDDFEDEDTEEEDKDRDVRGRGRGGNRLPGAPV; this comes from the exons ATGGAGAGCAGATATTTCAAAGAAGTTGCTTCTTTTAGATATTTATCAACTTTATTAGTTTtatggtattttattttaaattgtgcCGCAGTAGAAGATG ACGTCCTCTTCACTGTGACCCGAGCACCGCGCTACCTCGGCATCCTGCAGGACCACCGCGGAGAACCGCTGTCCGTCGAACCCTCAGCGGAATACATGGACCAGGACTACATAGCCACTAACAG AAAGCGACACAAAATGAACTGGGATAA AAACCCCCTGGACGTCGACGACTTCGAGGACGAGGACACGGAGGAGGAGGACAAGGACCGTGACGTGCGGGGCAGGGGGAGGGGCGGGAACAGACTACCTGGGGCACCGGTTTAA